One Antedon mediterranea chromosome 1, ecAntMedi1.1, whole genome shotgun sequence genomic window, aaatattgtatatctaTAATCTTAAATCAATCTAGATTTAAAAACCTTAGTTGTACTTCTACCTCTTCTGTAATGTTCATCTGTTTTCCACTTTTGTGTTTATATTCTCAACTTTTATAGACACTTTTTAAGCCTAcaggttttaaaaaattatatatattataacggTTTTAGTCAAACGTCGTGTGTGGCAACCTTTATCTTGATTTTCTTGATTATAGTctatatcaacaaacaaattatCATCCTTTTCAGTTTCGCAATCATCGATACCAtcctaacacaattataaaTTCTATGAGAACAAGCTTTCACATTGTGATCGTCACTAACGGTTCCGGTTCCAACtttttactactgtagtaaataaATGGTTATATTTATTGGCCACGTACATGATAAGTAGATCTACattataaagtattttatattgttatttaataaaacaaaaaaaatggagTTACTATGCAAACAACAGTGTTACTTTGATTATGAGTTTGCAGCAATAATGACGGAAAACACCTTTAAAAAGAGATTATCAATACATATATAGTTTGTTTCATCGTGTTAGTATGTAATATACAAAACGTATGATGGTTATCTATAGGCAGATAACTGAAAAAGTTACCAACCACCTATCGATCCATCAATTAAtaaagttgtattttttttctttttaaagatTTGTCAGGCGTTTACTAGGAAACTGATCCGTGAAACCTAAAAGCTACCAAAATCGGAACAAAACCCACATACCATTCCGTTTACCATCAATACCAATCACCTTTGTAACtcttatttttatacttttctatttaaatgttaacattttataattatggaaaaatttaggcctacaaacatataatatatattagcTTAAAATAAgatgaaattaatttatattttcgaACTTGAAATTCGTTCATAATTTTCCCTTCACCTTCTATTATGGGACTATAAGGGAGATGCAAGAATCAACGGCGCAGATCCGTTTGGGGGACGTATAACAACAATCAAATACTTTGCGAGTAACTTTAGGCTGGGCCCCCCGGCTCTTTGAGTAACTTATAGGTCGTTTCAATCGATTTGTGAGCAcataaaaattaaagaatacaattattttgggtTACGCTCTTTTTAGACACTAGTCCTGATGCGCCATTGGTATTCACTCAAAATCTAGTCTTcttagatactgtattttctGAAATTTCATACGATATGTCGATAGAAGTCTTGCTTtctatttcatttcaacaatttaatgattttgctGTTGAAAAGTGAGGGGCACTAAAGAATATGTGGGGAACACGTCCCCCAGACCCCCCACCCCGGGATCTGAGCTGCAATTTATActgtttttagtatatattataatggAAACGAAGACAGCGGACACAACTACCAACCCTCCAACGATAAGTGCTAAATAAAGAGGAGAAAATCTGTTTGTCGTACTTTTGACACTTAATTCAACGGTATGACTAGCTTCACCAACATCGTTTTTAGCTTGGAACTTAATTGTGACACCGTTGTCATTTGCCGTCAGTTTTTTGTTGTTGGAAAGATGAGTAATCCCTTGACTTTGAACTACTTCGGCGTTGCTGCAAACTATGCTCTCTATTATTTCATCATTCCGAAAACATTCCCAGGTTACTTCTGCCGTGGGGTTAGCCGACACATTTATTGGTATGTCTAGATAATCCCCTACGTCGTATTCTATCGTATGAGACATCTCAAAGTGTGGTCGATACTGAACGTTAAGTCGCATCGAACAAGACAGCGTTTTTGGAATAAGATCATGCGTCAGCGAACACTTAAAGCTGGTCATTTCACGTGTTGCGTTTATTGGCAAAGTAGCTATACTATCTTGAATTCCATTGGGACGTAGGCGGATCTCTTTCGCAATTGAATGTGTGGTAGGCCTACCCACCTCCACCATCCAGATTTCAACACTTCCTGCAATGTCACCAATGGTGACATTGCACGACAACGTGACAGTCTCACCTTCTGAAACATCAGGCCTATCTATACCACATAACAAATCTGGAACATTCACGACATCGACGTCTATTTCCACTACATGAGATGTTAAACCCGTTATAGAAATGTGTTTGCAAATATAAAGGCCTTCATCAAATTGTGTAATGTTGGTTATAACAAGACGATAATTGTGTGTTACCTTGTCAAACTTGAGTCCGTATGAATCTTTAAATGATGCAACAACACTATCGTTAATACTGACTTTAGTCTCCGCAGTTGTACCATTGCTGACATAATACCATTCTACGTCATGATCGTCTGTATTTCCAACTTCGCAATCTAAAACAGCATTTTTTCCAACATTAAATGTTAATGTAATTCGTGATGATTGGGTTTTTGACAAACAATTATAGAATAACCCCAAAATTATGTAGAGGTAAACTGCTTTACCAGTGAAAGCCATGATACAAAAATTAATGGTTGTTTCTTCTTCCGAGTAGATGTAGAACTAAACAAAATTCGCTTaacgtttttattttgtttcgaGTTTCGAAATATTAGAAATtacagttatttatttatagacaACTTTAATTATGCAATAATTCACCTATTGTTGAATGACCAATAGAGTATAAGCGCGTCATGATTCTCATTGTAATTGAAATGTAGAAAAACTTATAATAAATTTGTcgttaacacaataacaaacaatgTTAGGCCAAatcaattgaaaacaatattgCTCTTTTATTCATTTGTATGCGGTATTGATTGATCAAGTGGTTAAATCAATTTTTTcgatttacatttgttttaaataattggCCCCACTCTAGACTCTGGGAAAAATCCCAACAACGTTAAATTCGAGTTatcttataggcctacttgataacattttgtctttcatagaacattatatttgtttatatctaTAGTATTGAAAAATCTTATTATTGTCTTTGAAAGTTTTAGATGTcagataataaatattgtatatctaTAATCTTAAATCAATCTAGATTTAAAAACCTTAGTTGTACTTCTACCTCTTCTGTAATGTTCATCTGTTTTCCACTTTTGTGTTTATATTCTCAACTTTTATAGACACTTTTTAAGCCTAcaggttttaaaaaattatatatattataacggTTTTAGTCAAACGTCGTGTGTGGCAACCTTTATCTTGATTTTCTTGATTATAGTctatatcaacaaacaaattatCATCCTTTTCAGTTTCGCAATCATCGATACCATCCTTACACAATTATAAATTCTATGAGAACAAGCTTTCACATTGTACTCGTCACTAACGGTTCCGGTTTCAACTTCTTACTACTGTAGTAGCCTAAATAAATGGTTATTTTTATTGGCCACGTACATGATAAGTAGATCTACATTATAAAGTagtttatattgttatttaataaaacaaaaaaatggagTTACTATGCAAAAAGAATGTGTTATACTTTGATTATGAGTTTGCAGCAACAATGACGgaaacactttttaaaaagtGATTATCAATAAAGCCGGCCGACACGACCGTAACTTAAATTTTAACACAACGCAACAGCAGTGCCACATTCCCCAACCCCTCCAAATTAAACATTGCATGCAAAGCTCTGATTTGCTGTGCACTTTTTATAAGTTTATTACGTATTATCGCAGTGCAGCGTTGTTATACCTTTGtaatttagttttatacttttcttcaaaaaatgtaatattttataattattctgCTCTATTTACAGTTtatgacagtaggcctacaagcaTATGATATTAGCTTAAAATaagatgaaataaaacaatttctaattataatacacataataatatttatatttcatttgatAATAACATGGCAAATATTAAGGAATATTGTTCAATAATAATGAAAACTGCTATAAAAAtctatacaatttaattttacctAATAAAACTGGAAACTTCTTCATtcaaaaaatattgataatcatAATCCAAACAATTTACTGACTTTCCTTATATCAAAGGAATATTCTAATTCAGTTTCGATTGATTTCTACcaaggtaggcctactgagtAATTAACTGTATTAAATCCGCTGTATTAAATCCATGTTATCTATTATTATGTATCTCCGAATTAACTGTTCTATAAAGTTTACTCCATGGGTAATTACATATCCTATAATGCAAGCCAAACAACAGGACACAACCATCAACCAACCGACTTGTATTACTAAATTAAAAAGAGCATATCTGTTAGTCGTACTTTTGACATTTAATTCAACGGTATGACTAGCTCCACCAACATCATTTTTAGCTTGAAACTTAATTGTGATACCGTTGTCATTTGCCCTCAGTTTTTGTTTGTTGGAAAAATGAGTAATCTCTTGACTTTGAACTAGTTCAGCTTTGCTGCAAACTATGCTCTCTATTATTTCACCATTCCGCAAACAGTTCCAGGTTACTTTTGCCGTGGGGTTAGCCGACACATTTATTAGTATATGTCTAAATAATCCCCTACGTCGTATTCTATCGTATGAGACAGCTCAAATTGTGGTCGATACTGAACGTTAAGTCGTATCGAACAAGACAGCGTTTCTGGAATTAGATCATGCGTCAGCGAACAGTTAAAGCTGGTCATTTCACGTGTTGCGTTTATTGGCAAAGTAGCTATACTCCTTTCTTGAAGTCCATATAGGATCGCTTTTGCAATTGGCTGTTTGGTATCCACCATCCATATTTCGACACTTCCTGCAATGCCACCAATGGTGGCATTGCAGGACAACGTGACAGTCTCACCTTCTGAAACATCAGGCCTATCTATACCACATAACAAATCTGGAACATTCACGACATCGACGTATATTTCCACTACATGAGATGTTAAACCCGTTTTAGAAATGTGTTTGCAAATGTAAAGGCCTTCATCCAATTGTGTAATTTTGATTATAACAAGACGATAATTTTCCGCCGTGTCAAACTCAATTTGGTATAAATCTTTAAATTTTGCAACAACACTATCGTTAATACTGATTTTAGTCTCCGCAGTTGTACCATTACTGGCATCAAAATACCATTCTACGCCATACTCGTCTGCGCTTCCAAGTTTGCAATCTAAAACAGCGTTTTTATTTCCAACAATTAATGGCAATGTAACTCGTGATGATTCGGTTATTGACAAACAAGAGAATAACCCCAAAATTATGTACAGGTAAACTGTTTTACCAATGAAAGCCATGATACACAACGTAGTTGTTTCTGAGTCAAAACgctaaacaaaatttgtttaTGATTTCATTTTAAGTTgcgtatttatttttaatacattttcaatcGAAGTATTATACATTTTGACAGTTGTAGTATTTATAGAACACATTTTATGCAATAATGCATCTATTGTTGAATGAACCAATAGAGTATAAGCGCGTCATGATTCTCATTGTAATTGAAATGTAGAAAAGCATTGTTTTACTGGTAGGACGTGTTACATAAATTGGTCGTGAACACATAACAAACAATGTTAAACCAAAatcaattgaaaacaatattgCTCTTTAATTCATTCGTATGCGGTATTGATTGATCAAGTGGTTAAATCAATTTTTTCActttacatgtttttttttttaattggccCCACTCTAGACTCTGGGAAAAATACCAACAACGTTAAATTCGAGTTatcttataggcctacttgataACATTCTGTGCGACACTGTCTTTCATAGAACATTATATTTGTTTAGATATATAGTATTGAAAAAtcttattattgtttttgaaagttttAGATGTcagataataaatattgtatatctaTAATCTTAAATCAATCTAGATTTAAAAACCTTAGTTGTACTTCTatctatataatttaattttcccTAATAACACTGGAAACTTCTTCAttcaaaaatattgataatcGATAATCCAAACAAATTACTGACTTTCCTTATATCAAAAGAACATTCTAATTCAATTTCGATTGATTTCTACTAAGGTAGGCTATACTGAGTAATACCTAAATTTAGCCTAATTATAGGCGCGACCTACTGTATTAAATCCACTGAACGCATGATTCATGTTATCTATTATTATGTATCTCCGAATTAACTGTTCTATAAAGTTTACTCCATGGCTAATTAATTGTCCTATAATGTAAGCCAAGCAACAGGGCACAACTACCAACCAACCGACTTGTATTACTAAATTTAAAGGAGCATATATGTTAGTCGTACTTTTGACACTTAATTCAACGGTATGACTAGCTTCACCAACATCATTTTTAGCTTGAAACTTAATTGTGAGGCCGTTGTCACTTCTTGCCGTCAGTTTTTGTTTGTTGGAAAAATGAGTAATCCCTTGACTCTGAACTAGTTCAGCGTTGCTGCAAACCATGCTCTCTATGATTTCATCATTCAGAAAACATTTCCAGGTTACTTCTGCCGTGGGGTTAGCCGACACATTTATTGGTATGTCTAGATAATCCCCTACGTCGTATTCTATCGTATGAGACATCTCAAATTGTGGTCGATACTGAACGTTAAGTTGTATCGAACAAGACAGCGTTTTTGGAATAAGATCATGCGTCAGCTAACAGTTAAAGCTGGTCATTTCACGTGTTGCGTTTATTGGCAAAGTAGCTATACTCCTTTCTTGAAGGCCATTGGGACGTAGGATCGCTTTTGCAATTGGCTGTTTGGTATCCACCATCCGTACTTCGACACTTCCTGCAATGCCACCAATGGTGACATTGCACGTGGTGACATTGCACGACAACGTGACAGTCTCACCTTCTGAAACATCAGGCTTAGGCTTATCTATACCACATAACAAATCTGGAACATTCACGACATTCACGTATATTTCCACTACATGAGATGTTAAACccgttttagatttttttttgcagatgTAAAGACCTTCATAAAATTGTGTAATTTTGGTTATAACAAGACGATAATTGTCCGCCGTGTCAAACTCTatttggtataaatgttcaaattTTGCAACAACACTATAGTTAATACTGATTTCAGTCTCCGCAGTTGTACCATTACTGGCATCAAAATACCATTCTACGCCATACTCGTCTGAGCTTCCAAGTTTGCAATCTAAAACAGCGTTTTTATTTCCAACAATTAATGTCAATGTAACTCGTGATGATTCGGTTATTGAAAAACAAGAGAATAACCCCAAAATTATGTAGAGGTAAACTGCTTTACCAATGAAAGCCATGATACACAACGTGGTTGTTTCTTCTTCAGAGTAGATATAGACTGGAACTAAAAAAAATCGCTTaacgtttttattttgtttcgatTTTCGAAATATTAGAAATtacagttatttatttatagacaACTTTAATTGCGCGTTAATGCACCCATTGTTGAACCAATCGAGAAGTAAGCGCGTCATGATATATTGAAATTCAAATGCGCTgcagaaacaacattttttgAATGGTAGCGTTTTATGCATTGGTGGATGACATGATATTATAATGAAATCAACCgaattaattgaaaatattattgcTCTTTTATTCATTACTACCCGATTCCCAGTGCCCCATACTACAATATTTACcaaataggaatatttggtaataatatacagtacggTACCGTATCTCATCGTGTCATCTATTTTCAAAAAAACCTTCCGTACCATTTCGTATTTTAAAATTCGCTTACCTCAGCACTACAACGGATATGTAGACTTTCCAATTGATGGTCGGTCGCAACATTCACATTAACATTGGGATcccacatttaaaagagcgttCGGCCGGTCCTGTTTGCAGTAGGCATAATGTGgtagtaataggcctaatataacaaaattattatattttatctgaaataatattgattatattctGTGTTTCCAACTTTACAGTCTAAGAATAGCGTTCTTTCTaacaatttaattaagttttaatgtaattcctaatgatgatgatgatttcttCGTAATACTCTGTTTTTGTATcctctttaatattattttaactcaTATTTCTACTTATATTAATACCAATAACAATATCAACAATACTGaacattatttatgttaaatcatattttattatgtCTATCAGTAATGCTGCAAATTATAAAGCTGAAAACAGCATAAATATAGTTATAGTTGTAGTTATAGTATACTGTATCTACATATTTTCCCTTGTTTTGTTTAGTTATCTTTCCTTTTCTATCATAcacatatatattataagaCATGTTTTTATATctataataaatcataattgtaACCTATaagagattttaatattttcttaatgAATAGTttgtagtgtaggcctataatttctTCTGACTAATCTCGACTCTgataaatcattttaattaaaaaaaatatgtacagGCCTAACTTAggcaaatatataattttttttttaaagaatatagtttttaatatttctttgcctcttgtaatttacattatattatggTGTTAACAATAGTATATAGCTAATACATTTCTTCATATTCTTCATGATTGGgttttttacccaaaaaaaagaaaaagatgcACAGTCTGAGTCATGGTTTTTTCTTCTTCAATAAACTAAACACAATTCGCTTACGTTTTCATTTGTTTTGAATCTTTGTAATTCGTTTCATTACACTTCAACAAtcgaatttttttaaatgttgacaGTTACCGTAgcctaatatttatttatagaaaacATTAATTGCGCATAATGCACCTATTATTGAATACAGCAGTATAAGCATGTCATGATTAttgatttgaaataaatttatttccatAAGAAAATATAGTAAAAAGCAATTAAAAAACAGACTTTCGTTCTAGTGTTCACCCGGgcatttaggcctatagatgcattattttaacatttttttttacctcagccccaacttTGGTTTGAGGTGGGTTTAAACTTTCCAACGCAAAATTCATATTCATACTCATAATGGGACCTTCAAACATTTCAAAAAcatttagggcctgtttctattaaaaaataaaaaaagaacggttTTCTTGAAACCGGTTTCGGcagttgtttataaataaagatcgcgttgcagctcaatttttactcccaataaaaccggttccgtccatgtgcgttcgttattaatgacgtcattatataccCACAATGTAGTTCGGTAGGCGGAAGTGCGATTGGATCGaggtcatgtttacttttttcaCCGGCTCATTCGCGCGgttcttataaaaaaaaattatttgttatttaaaaatatggaTATCTCTACGTTATTACTATTAAGCCTATATCTGAGAAACACTACCAGATTAGGCATAGTTGAAAATACGGAGAATGAACTCTTTTTCTGGCGACAACGtgcaagaagaagaagaagacagATGTTTGCAGGTGCGCTGATCATAGGGACGATGAACGATGATAACAACATGCCTAGGCGACGAGGGCTAAGATTAAGAAGGGCTAACATTGTTTCCCTCGATTGGTGGCACGAAACCGTCTGCCACCGATTTTCTGACCAGTTGTGGAAGGAAAATTTCCGAATGTCTAAAGGTGAATTTAGTATTAAAATATCAACTAAAAAcacactaggcctagcctatagctagggcctagcctagctagggcctaggcctacatggtttataataaataggcatatttaaaatattattttatgggATTCATTATCATAGGCCTATCTAGGCCTATGCCAGGAAAGGATAAACAAGCTTAATTAACAgcctctttattattattaatattgaaaataagcAAGTCTTGGTTTGGATTTTTTTTCCAGAAACATTTCACATTTTGTGCAATATTCTACGGCCGTATCTGGAAAGGCAGCAAACAAATGTTGGAAATGGTATGAGTGTGGAAAAAGTGGTGGGGATGACAATTTGGCGTTTAGCTACTTGTTGCGACTTGCGCACCATTGGTAATTTGTTTGGGGTACATCGCTCAACAGTATGCAGAGCTGTTTACCAAGTGTGCCAAACTATTGTAGATGTTATGTACCATGATTACATTGTTTGGCCCACTGGTGAACGTTTGCAGGAAACGATACAAGgattttcccaagaacatgggTTTCCTCAATGTGGCGGTGCCATAGACGGGTCGCATATACCTATCAAAGCACCCCATATCTCCACAGCGGATTATTATAATCGTAAAGGGTGGTATTCGATGATTCTTCAAGCAGTTGTTGATCATaaattgaggtagatatttggcaattttaatgttttcttatttatttgcATAAAGATTACGTTGCCTTTCTACTAAATACTAAATCTAATACTATGTTTTAACTGCTTGGTTACCAATTTCAGGTTTATTGATGTGAATGTTGGATGGCCAGGAAAAGTACATGACGCCCGGGTGTTTAGGAACTCCTCAATATACGAACGCGGTCAAAGAGGACAATTATTTCCACGGGTATGTACATACAGCACTGCAACTAATTAGGATTTCgacattttaaaaactatgCAGTATATCTtaaagtagtactgtatgtaaatgGTTCTTTCCTTATTGAAAAagctgttttgtttttttttcttctaggAAGCAAGTGTAGAAATGGAGGGTATTGACATACCTGTATTTATTATAGGAGATCCAGCTTACCCTCTACTACCTTGGCTTATGAAAGGATTCCCAGAAGGTGCAAATTTTAACAGGCAACAGAGAACCTTTAATTATCGACTGAGTAGGGCACGCATGGTTGTAGAACAAGCGTTTGGTCAACTCAAAGGTCGATGGCGTATTTTGATGCGACGGAATGATACACATGTTTCGAAGGTGCCTCTAATGGTTAGCAGTTGTTGTGTCTTGCACAATTTCTGCATCAGCCAAAATGATGAGGTGGAACTTGAAGAAATTCATGTTAatgaagaaaatataaatgaagATGACCCACTTCCAGATGCATTAGATATTAGAACAACATTAGTCAACTATTGCAACACACATCCATTATAGAATTATTTTATAGTTATATATAAGTTAAATACATGAAACTATTACTACTTTAAAGGCCAGGGGCgagcaaaaaatttctattgatcatacaatTCCCCTGTATGTATCATAATTACAccagcttgttgaaaataagcacttttttTCAGCGAGGGGATGGTTCAAATTACACGGTAAAATCTTTTGTACTCAGTATAtacaccatcttttttcaccttctagggagtcaccagacatgttagtacattaggttaaactacctaactactgaaaaaaagttttctggtttttatagcgaactttttacaaattttgtatttgaccattttatgGGAAATTCATGTTATTTTTG contains:
- the LOC140047240 gene encoding uncharacterized protein, with protein sequence MSVEKVVGMTIWRLATCCDLRTIGNLFGVHRSTVCRAVYQVCQTIVDVMYHDYIVWPTGERLQETIQGFSQEHGFPQCGGAIDGSHIPIKAPHISTADYYNRKGWYSMILQAVVDHKLRFIDVNVGWPGKVHDARVFRNSSIYERGQRGQLFPREASVEMEGIDIPVFIIGDPAYPLLPWLMKGFPEGANFNRQQRTFNYRLSRARMVVEQAFGQLKGRWRILMRRNDTHVSKVPLMVSSCCVLHNFCISQNDEVELEEIHVNEENINEDDPLPDALDIRTTLVNYCNTHPL